A single window of Candidatus Poribacteria bacterium DNA harbors:
- a CDS encoding sulfatase-like hydrolase/transferase, with translation MNIVCICLDTFRADIIGEGKKYSHVQTPNLDALASESVRFTRAFGEGQPTLQIRRGNFTGMRSFPWKYNFDRRGHWHHAPGWHKIPPEQDTIAEVLLERGYLTALIADTYHMFKPTMNFSRGFAHFDFIRGQESDNWNSGDPRLIEEQLRKHVREPLNWQRHAGLVNYLLSQRHRQSEDDYSCARVFRAAADWLQDNHTVGPFFLWVDSFDPHEPWDPPKSYADLYFSDYSGKDFITPGNANEGDGPTEDELRRIEALYLGEVTFVDKWVGVLLDKIEQLNHVRPRYTTPGPWKFREGTEQAPSFQYAVEPDDSASRGTP, from the coding sequence ATGAACATTGTGTGTATCTGTTTAGACACGTTTCGTGCAGACATCATCGGTGAAGGCAAGAAGTATAGCCACGTGCAAACGCCGAACCTCGATGCCTTGGCATCAGAGTCTGTCCGGTTCACACGCGCCTTTGGTGAGGGACAGCCGACGCTTCAGATCCGGCGCGGCAACTTCACGGGGATGCGGAGTTTTCCGTGGAAATACAATTTCGACCGGCGTGGACATTGGCATCATGCGCCGGGTTGGCATAAGATACCACCCGAACAGGATACAATCGCTGAAGTCTTGCTTGAACGCGGGTATCTCACTGCTCTGATTGCGGATACGTATCACATGTTCAAGCCGACGATGAATTTCTCGCGCGGGTTCGCACATTTCGATTTCATTCGCGGACAGGAGTCGGATAACTGGAACAGCGGTGATCCGAGGTTGATTGAAGAACAACTCCGAAAACATGTTCGTGAACCCCTCAACTGGCAACGGCATGCTGGACTCGTCAACTACCTCTTGTCGCAACGGCATCGTCAATCCGAAGATGACTATAGTTGTGCCCGCGTCTTCCGTGCCGCAGCGGACTGGCTACAGGACAATCATACCGTCGGTCCGTTTTTCTTATGGGTGGACAGTTTCGACCCGCATGAACCGTGGGATCCACCGAAGTCCTACGCAGACCTCTATTTTTCCGACTATTCCGGCAAGGATTTCATCACGCCGGGCAACGCGAACGAAGGTGATGGACCTACGGAAGATGAACTTCGCCGGATTGAGGCACTCTACCTCGGCGAAGTGACGTTTGTCGATAAATGGGTCGGCGTGCTACTTGACAAGATAGAGCAGTTAAATCATGTCCGACCACGGTACACAACTCCGGGACCATGGAAGTTTCGGGAAGGGACCGAACAAGCTCCATCCTTTCAATACGCAGTTGAACCTGATGATTCGGCATCCAGAGGGACCCCATGA